One region of Solanum pennellii chromosome 6, SPENNV200 genomic DNA includes:
- the LOC114077545 gene encoding non-functional pseudokinase ZED1-like yields MQFFRELTIRKKQSLSEEWRKKEHDYYLHNGSAVLEELLALCNGNCRIPIRYFTASEIDDAISYSQNELEIFDGRMVAGSMDKRLVFVRFFPNYFRNFFNIFRDIAITAQMSHLKNVLRLVGCCVEFEKPVMVYEYVEAISLHTLLFEKGNHDDQTRKSLLSWGNRLRIANEVASAVVFLHTEFTTPIIYKDLKPSNVIIDQNSGVAKLLNFSLSVSLPPGELQVIKDVTCGTYGYLAPEYAVSGIVTQNTDVYSFGVVLLQLLTGKNMGTLDIKDRKYIMYDVESDLDPIDIEKIYVMDIADKAILEEYGIEIQQQLEDCWDLVKKCTKSKGEERPYMIEVAKELRRIYNCFRVLTLGQNQLHK; encoded by the coding sequence ATGCAGTTCTTCAGGGAACTCACAATTAGGAAGAAACAATCATTATCCGAAGAATGGCGGAAGAAGGAACATGATTATTATTTACATAATGGAAGTGCAGTGCTAGAGGAGCTTCTTGCTTTATGCAACGGAAATTGCAGAATTCCCATCCGATACTTCACTGCCTCTGAGATCGACGATGCAATTAGTTACTCTCAAAACGAATTGGAGATTTTCGATGGACGTATGGTTGCAGGATCAATGGACAAACGCCTCGTTTTCGTTAGGTTTTTCCCTAATTATTTTAGGaatttcttcaatatttttcGAGATATAGCAATTACTGCTCAGATGAGTCATCTGAAGAATGTGCTGAGACTTGTCGGTTGCTGTGTCGAATTCGAAAAACCAGTAATGGTGTATGAATATGTTGAGGCTATAAGTCTCCACACTTTACTCTTCGAAAAGGGCAATCATGATGATCAAACCAGAAAATCATTATTATCTTGGGGAAATAGATTACGAATTGCCAATGAGGTTGCTTCAGCAGTCGTCTTTCTCCATACAGAATTTACAACGCCTATCATCTACAAGGATCTGAAACCATCAAATGTGATTATAGATCAGAATAGTGGTGTTGCCAAACTACTAAACTTCTCATTATCCGTATCATTGCCTCCAGGAGAATTGCAAGTAATAAAAGATGTTACTTGCGGAACATATGGATATTTAGCTCCAGAATATGCGGTTTCAGGTATTGTTACTCAAAATACAGACGTCTATAGCTTCGGAGTTGTTCTACTTCAGCTATTAACTGGGAAGAATATGGGCACTCTAGATATAAAGGATCGCAAGTATATAATGTATGATGTAGAATCAGATCTTGATCCGATAGATATTGAAAAGATATATGTAATGGACATAGCAGATAAAGCCATTTTGGAAGAGTATGGGATTGAGATTCAACAACAATTGGAAGATTGCTGGGATCTTGTAAAGAAATGCACAAAGTCAAAAGGAGAAGAGAGACCTTACATGATTGAAGTTGCAAAGGAATTACGCCGAATTTACAACTGTTTTCGTGTTCTCACTCTTGGCCAGAATCAGTTACATAAGTAA